The DNA region TAATATTCGTATGGAAAGAAAGTGTATCAAAATTAATATGTTTTATATTTTGCCAAGTAAAAGCCTCAAAAATTACAGAAAATGCTAAAAGACAAGAGGAAATGACCAAGACATTTAAAAGTTTATGCAAGTAGTTGCTTTTTAGAGTTAATGTTTTATAAACAGTAAAATAAGGAATAAAATGCTGATTAAGATCCGTTTTAAAGACTTTAGATGGAGTTCTTAATAACGTTTCCAATACTTGCGGTGTTAGCAGGAAAGTAAATTTTTTTAAAGGTGGCAGAGGATAAACCTTTCCTGAAATGAAAAGAAGAATAAGTCCTAAGATACCTATTCCTGCTGCAACATTATCAAGAGCTACTGATATGGGAATACTTAAAGCAAATAAGAATGTAGAAAATATTATTAGTTTCTCTTCCAGAGTTTCTATTTTTTCTTTTACAAACACTTAGGACTCCAGTTTTTGTTTTAATCTTCTAACATTCTCAAAAGGATCTCCCTTCTCAAACGCAGCACGAACAACAGCAATACCCCTTGGATTACACCTTCTAACTTCATCTATATTTTCTTCATTTATTCCACCAATAGCTACAACAGGAATTTTTGAGATTTTTACTGCTTTACATAAAAGTTCAGTTCCAGTGACAGGGTCAGGATTTTCTTTCGTGGTTGTAGGAAAGATAGGGCCAAAACCAATATAATCTGCTAGATTTTCTTCATTTGCTTTTTTAACTTGTTCCAAATTGTGAGTAGAAAGTCCCACTATGAATTCATTACCGACAATTTCTCGTATTGTTCTTACAGGTAAATCGTCCTGTCCAACGTGAACACCATCAGCTTTTACAGCAAGTGCTAAATCTAAGCGGTCATT from Desulfurobacteriaceae bacterium includes:
- the thiE gene encoding thiamine phosphate synthase — encoded protein: MEKQKINLFLYVITDERFLNLLNIAEAVEKAILGGATVVQYRAKKKTSKEMYEEANLVREITKKYNVPFIVNDRLDLALAVKADGVHVGQDDLPVRTIREIVGNEFIVGLSTHNLEQVKKANEENLADYIGFGPIFPTTTKENPDPVTGTELLCKAVKISKIPVVAIGGINEENIDEVRRCNPRGIAVVRAAFEKGDPFENVRRLKQKLES